Below is a window of Corynebacterium kalinowskii DNA.
GTCCGGGGTAAGTCGACGCTTTGCGCCCGGCGTGAGCGAGCTGCACCGCCATTTTTGCTCCCTGCGCTTGCGCAAAGGACACGATGGGATGCCAGGCAAGGATGTGCTTGGCCGACCAGAGGCCGGTGTCGCGCGGGCTAATGCGCCCCTCGGGAGCCACGGCGCTCGCCTCAACGATGATGAGGCCAAAGCCACCGACAGCGCGGGCGCCGTAGTGCGTGAGGTGCCAGTTGTTAGGCACGCCGTCTTCCGTAGTCACCTGGTACTGGCACATCGGTGGCAGCCAGATGCGATTTTTAATCTCCAGGTCACGGATGGTCACCGGCGCGAATATATTCATGAGTCCTAAGAATACGCCGTTTCACGTGAAACATGTCTCAACTTTTCCTACAGTTGCCGTATGAAGCCGAAAGTAGACATCCTGATCGTGCTCATCGTGCTCGCCGTCGTCGTGGCTATCATCGCCCCGGTGTCCGGCGCCGCCGCACATGCGTTTTCGATCGCCACTTCCATCGCCATCGCGCTACTGTTCTTCCTCTATGGTGCGCGTTTGTCTCCCGCAGAGGCACTCGCCGGTTTCAAGCACTGGCGGCTCCACCTCACCATCCTCGTGTTTACTTTCGTGTTCTACCCCCTGATTGGACTTGGGCTTAGGCCGTTCGCGGGGAGCATGGGGGACGGCATTTTGTATCTGACCTTGGTGCCGTCGACGGTGCAGTCCTCGGTGGCCTTCACCTCCATCGCGCGCGGCAACGTTGCCGGATCCATCGTGAGCGCCAGTGCGTCGAACCTGCTCGGGGTGATTATTACCCCGCTGCTGGTCATGTTGACGATGCAGGCTGGGGGAGGGGTCAAGGTAGATGGTCAGGTGTTCATGGACATCGCCGTTCAGCTGCTTTTGCCGTTCGTGCTCGGCCAGCTCGCTCGTAAGTGGGTAAAGGGCGTCGCGGCGCACAAAGCAACGAAAATCGTCGACCGCGGTTCCATCACCATGGTGGTCTATTCGGCTTTCTCCGCCGGTATGGTGGCCGGGGTATGGCAAAGCGTCTCACTGACCCAGATCCTCGCACTGTGTGGCTTCTCGGTGGTCTTGGTCATCGCAATGCTGGTGCTCACCCGTTGGATCGCAGGCTTGCTGGGCTTCAACCGCGCGGACCGCATCGCCATCGAATTCTGTGGCTCCAAGAAGT
It encodes the following:
- a CDS encoding bile acid:sodium symporter family protein is translated as MKPKVDILIVLIVLAVVVAIIAPVSGAAAHAFSIATSIAIALLFFLYGARLSPAEALAGFKHWRLHLTILVFTFVFYPLIGLGLRPFAGSMGDGILYLTLVPSTVQSSVAFTSIARGNVAGSIVSASASNLLGVIITPLLVMLTMQAGGGVKVDGQVFMDIAVQLLLPFVLGQLARKWVKGVAAHKATKIVDRGSITMVVYSAFSAGMVAGVWQSVSLTQILALCGFSVVLVIAMLVLTRWIAGLLGFNRADRIAIEFCGSKKSLATGLPMAAVIFGSGGLGLLILPLMIYHQIQLMICSLLASHYAKQPH